GGGTCGAGGCGCTGGCCGTCGGCTACAGTATCGCCTTCTAGGCGCCCCATTCCAGGAATGCGGTCACGTATGCGCGCAAACCTGCTTGTGCTCTGTTCTTCGCGGAGCCTGCACCGCGACTTGGTGTTCGGACTTTGACTGGGTTTTGGCGCGTTCTGGCGCAATTGGTCTGCATGGGGACACGCGCCGTGACCGGGCTGACAGACGCGCGCGGACGGCAATGTGAGGACTCGAGCGCGGATTTCCGTTTGTACGTCCCCGAAGGCGGGAAAGAGGACGCACGGCGTCAAGTACATGGCGAGCCCATGGGACCGCCCTCTCGCGTCCATCTCATTCGCGCACAGCGCTTTATACAGGTCTCTGTGGCCTTTCCTGGCAGGCGCAGTTTCTTGTTCTGAGTCGTGCCGTTCCTTAGAATCCGGCTGCCGCCGTGCCGCGCGGATGCGGCGCGCCGTTTGTTGAGGATAGGGCCGTGAGCAAACCGGGTTCTGAGATGCCAGGCGCCGGGCTGGAGCGGAGCATCACGCTTTCGGGCGCGATAGCGCTTGTCGTGGGCGGGGTTGTCGGCGCGGGTGTGTTTGTGCTGGTGGAGAAGATTGCCGCACAAGCCGGCGCGGCGGTCTGGCTGTCGTTCGTTGTGGCCATCGTGATTTCCCTCATTGGCGTGATCCCGGTAATCCAGTTGGCGGGCGCATTGCCGCGCGCGGGCGCGGGCTATCTCTTTTCGAGCCGGCTGCTGTCCCCGTTTTGGGGCGTCATGACATCCTTCTGGGTGGTGTTGGGCGGCGCCGCGTCGACCTCGGTCGTGGCGCTTACGCTGGGCGTCTATCTGCAGCACTATGCTGGTCCGTCACTGCCTGCGAGCTGGATCGCGGCGGGCATGCTGCTGCTGTTTTACGGCATCTATCTGTTCGGCGTGCGCCTTGCCATTTCGCTGCAGCTTGTGATGGCCCTGCAGTTCGTGGCGGCGCTGATAATCTACGGCGTGGCCGGGTGGTTTCACGCGGAGGTCACGATACGACTATTGCCGCCCCACGGCGCGGCACCCTTCTTCATGAGCGTATTGCTGGCATACAGCACGTGCATGGGGTTCCAGGTGGTCGCGGAAATGGGCGAAGAGATCCGGAACGCGCGGCGCAACATCCCGCTGGCGCTGTTGATTGGCGGCGCGATTGTCGCGTGCATTTATATACTTATGAGCATGGTGTATGTGGCGCTGCCCGCGCCCGCGAACGCCGCCGAAACGGCCGCCCGCCGCGCCATGAGCGAATCCGCCGCCCGGTTTCTGCCCGGCGCGTTGGTCCGGTTCATCGACATTGGCGCGCTTACGGCGGGGCTGACCTCGCTGAACGCGGCGGCTATCGCGCTGCCGCGGGAACTCTTCGCGCAGGCGCGCGACGGCATGCTGCCGGGATTCCTCGCTCGGGTGAACCCTCGGACGCATACGCCGCAACATGCCGTGACGGTCTATTTTCTTTTTGTCGCGGTATTACTGATTTCCGGGCTTGACGTGAATTTCTTTGGCTGTGCGGCGGCCATCGGCATTCTTGCCATCTCTTCGGCGCTGGGCTTTGCCGCGATGCGCCTGCCGTCGCGTTTCCCTTCCTCTTATGCGCGCGCCTATATCACCTTTCCGAGGCCCTTGCTTGCGGCGTGCGCATGGGCGACCGCCCTGTTCTCGCTGGGGTTCGCGGCAGTGGTCGCATTTGAGGAGCCCGGTGTCCTGGTACTCTATGCGGTTTGGAGCATGCTGGTTGTCCTGTACTACCGGGTGCGCGTTCGCGGGTTTGCGGAAGGAGACTGGGAACGTCTGCGTGTCATCCCCGGGAGCGGGGAAGAACAGGACCAGCCGGTCACGCCATGCTGACGGTACCCGTATCCGGCGCGACAGGCGGTGTTGCGCGTGGGCGCCGGTCAGCCGCCAGGCGGGGCGCCGGGCGCGACCGGTCCGTTCTTCAGCAGTTTGGCACGTTCCTTCTCATAGCATTCGGGGCACAGGCCGTGCGAGAAATCCAGGTTCCAATGCTCCTTGAAATAAGATTCCACGCGCAGCCAGGATTCCTGTGCATCACGGACCTTGCGGCAGATGCTGCAAATGGGGATCAAGCGGTTGAGTTCGACGATCTCGCTCAGGTCTTCGATGATGAGCAATACGAGAGGCGTCCCGTGGTATTGAAAAGGCGACGCCGTGACCAGCGCGTAAAACTCGAGGGAAGACGCGCCGCGGTGGACTTCCATCCTTGCGCGGCGGCGCGTGATGCGTTTGCCCTGGAACGCGTCCGAGACCGAACTGCGAACGACACACTCCTTGCAGGACGGCCCGTGACCGCATCCCGCGGGGACATCCGCCGCATGGATGCAATGCAGGATTTCGCCGCCCCGATGCTTGAGGACGGCAGGCCGTTCGAGCGACAGGAACTCCGCCGCAGCCTCATTGTACTCCTGGATCCGCACATCATGGTCGACCACCAGCGCGAGTGAAGGCAACGCATCCAGAATGGTCCGGAGCATGTTCGCGTCGGGTGTTTCCCTTGTATCCATGCCAGTGTCTCCAGGGAAGGAGTTGCCGCCTTCCGCACCGGGGATGCGGGCGTTGCGCCTGTTTTCTCACCGAGGACTGAGAGAGCGTCTCCCGCAATTACAGAGTAAACCAAGTCGACGGGCTGCTTATTCTGACCCGCTCCTGTTGCTCCGTCCATGTCTTGAAACAAGTGCTCAAATAGACAGAGAGAAACATATGCTGTAATTCCGGGGGGGCGGAACCGGTTTTTCGCGCGATCGGGCCGTATTCGGCGGCCCGCATACATTGATTTCATCGGCTTTCGGGCCTATAATCGCGCCGTCTCCGGAGAGGTGACCGAGAGGCCGAAGGTGCACGCTTGGAAAGCGTGTGTACGCCAAAAGCGTACCGCGGGTTCGAATCCCGCCCTCTCCGCCAGATTTCGCATTTTCCTTCCCCGGTATCTTGCGCCATAACTTCACGTGAAACAGCGGTCACGACGCGGTTTCCGGCGGCGCGACGGAGTTGTCTTTGTTCCGCCGGATTGTCAAGAATGCGCGAAGGCAGGCGGGCATTCCTGGCCCGGAAGCCGGCATAAGAGCGGTTTCCGCTTGAAGGAAAGGGCATGGCCGTGAAAGCAGGGCCGGTTTTGGTGAGCGTGTGCCTGCTCTCGAGTATTACCGGGCAGGCGGTGCTTGCGCAGGGTACGGCACAGGAGACGGACACATCGCGGGAGCACCCGGACGGGTCAGGGCCGGACCCCGCCAGCGACCTGTGCCTCACGGCCCCGATTGCACGGTGGGACGAAGCCATTCCTCTCGGTAATGGAATCATGGGCGGCTTGCTCTGGGGCGAGGGGAATGTGGTGAAGCTCTCGCTGGACCGGGGCGACCTGTGGGACTTGCGCCGGCCCGACATGCTGCTGCGCCCGGACTGGAATTACGCAACGATGCGGCGCCTGGCCGCGGAGCGGAACCAGCCGGAACTGAGCCGGATGTTTGACGAGCCCTATAACGACAGCGCATACCCGACCAAACTGCCCGTGGGCCGGCTGGAACTGACGTTGGGCGCCGGGGACAAGGCGGAATCGTTCGGGCTTGACCTCCGCCGCGCCGTGGGGCATGTACAGACGTCCGCGGGCGGGGTGGAGGTCTTTTTCAGCGCGAACGAGCCGGTCGCGCTGATTCGTGTCGCGGGCGCCGCGCCCGCGTGCAGGCTGGTGGCTTCCGACGCGGTGAAGCAACTGGGTTATCCGCCCGCCGGACACGGGTCGGAGAACGGGGTCTCCTGGTTTGTACAGGAAGCGGCGCTGGGGCTGAAGTACGCCGTCGTGGCCGGGCTTCGCGAGGAGGCAGGAAATGCCGTGATTGGGCTGGCAGTGACGTCGTCGCAGGAGGACGCGGACCCGCTTGCGCTTGGCCGCAAACGGGTGGCGGACGCACTGGCGAAGGGATTCGATGTCGGACTGGCGCCGCATGCCGCCTGGTGGCGGCAGTTCTGGTCGGTTTCGGGTGTGCGCGTGCCGGACAGGGCTATCCAGCAGCAGTACGACCTCGTGCAGTATTTCTACGGAGCCGCATCGCGCCGTGGCGCGCCGCCGATGCCGCTGCAGGGCGTCTGGACGGCGGATGAAGGGACGCTGCCCCCATGGAAGGGCGATTATCATCACGACCTGAACACGCAGTTGACGTATTGGGCGTACCTGGCCGCGGGCCACTTCGAGGAAGGGGCGTGCTTCCTGGATTTCATGTGGAACCTGCTGCCGGAGCATCGGGAATTCGCCCGGGTGTTCTACGGGACGTCCGGCGCGGCGGTTCCCGGCGTGATGACTCTGGACGGCAAGGCCATGGGCGGGTGGGGTCAGTATTCGCTGTCCCCGACGAACGGCGCCTGGGTGGCGCAGGCGTTCTACCTGCACTGGCGCTACACGAAGGATGGGGCGTTCCTGGCGGAACGGGCGTACCCGTATTTGGCGGCCTTGGGGGAGTGCTACGAGGAGTTGCTCAAGCCGGATTCGAACGGGAAGCTCAAGCTGCCGCTGTCGTCGTCGCCGGAGATTCACGACAACACGCTGCGCGCATGGCTGACGCCGAACAGCAATTTCGACCTGGCGCTGCTGAAGTGGCATTTCTCGGCGTTGGCGGAAATGGCGCTTGAATTGAAGGACGCGACCGCGGCTGACCGGTGGCAGGGGACCCTGAGACGGCTTGATGACTTCGCCGTCGAGGGGGGCGCCGGGCCGCTGCGGCTCAGCGCCGACGAGTCGCTGAGCGAATCGCACCGCCACCATTCGCACCTGATGGCCATTCATCCGCTGGGGCTATTGAACATCGAGCAGTCTGACCGGGAACGCGGCATTATTGACGCCTCGCTTGCCCAGAACGAACAGCTCGGGACGCGCAATTGGTGTGGCTATAGCTTCTCGTGGATGTCATGCATGATGGCGCGGGCGGGCAAGCCGGACCGGGCCCTGAAGAACCTGGAAGTGTTCGTACAGGCGTTCCTCTCACCCAACGGGTTTCACCTGAATGGCGACCAGAAGGGCGGTTCGCATTCCAACTTCACGTATCGCCCGTTCACGCTCGAAGGCAATTTCGCCGCCGCGCAGGCCGTGCACGAGATGCTCCTGCAAAGCTGGGGCGGTTGCGTGCGCGTGTTCCCGGCGGTGGCGCCTCAATGGGCCGATGTCTCCTTCTTTAATCTGCGCGCGGAGGGGGCGTTCGTGGTGTCCGCGAAACGGGAACGGGGGCAGACTGTCTGGGTGCGCGTCACAACCGGCAAGGGGGGTATGCTCCGTCTCCGCGACCCCTTTGGCGGCGAGTCCGCCGCGTGGACCCGGCCCGATGTTACGAAAGACGGGCCGGACTATCTTTGCACGCTGCAGCCGGGGGCAGCCGTCGAAGCGCGGCAAGATTCCCGCGGTCTTTGAGGCCGGCCACTTGGACGGGTTGCGCAAGGGTCTGCCCCGGCGGCACGCGGCGTCAGAAGAACCTGACCTGCCCGGGGCGGATAGCCGCGATATGGGACCGCCGGGGAGAAGGAGACCCAGCCGTCCCGTCAAGGCGCCGGCCTCCGGGCCGGCCCGCCACGATGGCCGCGCCCAGAAATATGAGAAGACCGCGGTCTTCAACCGTGTTGCGGTTCAGAGCGTTTCCAGAATCCAGACCTGCGAAGCGCCGCCCCGGTTCAGGCGCGCGAAATTCGGCACGGCGAGCAGTTCATTAGCGGCGATTGCCATAACGCCGCCGATGAGGCCCTCCCTCCATTCCTCCCGGAGCGCCGCACCGGGCCGCCCTGGCCCCCGTCGGTGTAATGAATGCGGACATCCGCCGAATCGAAGTGCTGGCCTCCGGGCCCCAGGGCGAGATGCCACGCGTACCAGAGCAGCGCTGCGGCGGTGAAGCCGCCGCATCCGATGCCCCATCTCTTCCTGTTAATCGCGTTCAACTTCCCTTTCCGCCGGCTCCGGCGGCGAAACTTGCCATGGCGTCAATCTCTTCCAGTTTGAACCGCGTACAGACCACGGAGTGCTTGTGCTCGCCCTCGCGGTACTTGATATAGGTGGTAGCGAGAATGGCGCCGTCGGGGAGGAGTTCCATGCCGGGATAGCCGCAATCCGCCCCGGCGTGGCTGTGCAACAGCTTGATGCGGCATTGCCCCGGCCGCCCTTGCCGGATATCCTCGTAGCTGCCGGCCCATGCGACGAAATGGCCGAGCGTCGGGCTTTCGAGCGCCCTGTCCCGGAACGCGACCACCAGCCGTCCGTCGGGCGCATAGACCCCCATGTGCCGGTCGCCGGTCAACCCCCACGGCGTGTCCACGGGTTCGCTCCAGGTTTGGGCCTCGTCGCGGCTGAACATTACGAGACTGCGCCCTTTGTGCGTA
This window of the Candidatus Hydrogenedentota bacterium genome carries:
- a CDS encoding APC family permease codes for the protein MSKPGSEMPGAGLERSITLSGAIALVVGGVVGAGVFVLVEKIAAQAGAAVWLSFVVAIVISLIGVIPVIQLAGALPRAGAGYLFSSRLLSPFWGVMTSFWVVLGGAASTSVVALTLGVYLQHYAGPSLPASWIAAGMLLLFYGIYLFGVRLAISLQLVMALQFVAALIIYGVAGWFHAEVTIRLLPPHGAAPFFMSVLLAYSTCMGFQVVAEMGEEIRNARRNIPLALLIGGAIVACIYILMSMVYVALPAPANAAETAARRAMSESAARFLPGALVRFIDIGALTAGLTSLNAAAIALPRELFAQARDGMLPGFLARVNPRTHTPQHAVTVYFLFVAVLLISGLDVNFFGCAAAIGILAISSALGFAAMRLPSRFPSSYARAYITFPRPLLAACAWATALFSLGFAAVVAFEEPGVLVLYAVWSMLVVLYYRVRVRGFAEGDWERLRVIPGSGEEQDQPVTPC
- a CDS encoding PAS domain-containing protein, coding for MDTRETPDANMLRTILDALPSLALVVDHDVRIQEYNEAAAEFLSLERPAVLKHRGGEILHCIHAADVPAGCGHGPSCKECVVRSSVSDAFQGKRITRRRARMEVHRGASSLEFYALVTASPFQYHGTPLVLLIIEDLSEIVELNRLIPICSICRKVRDAQESWLRVESYFKEHWNLDFSHGLCPECYEKERAKLLKNGPVAPGAPPGG
- a CDS encoding glycoside hydrolase N-terminal domain-containing protein, which gives rise to MAVKAGPVLVSVCLLSSITGQAVLAQGTAQETDTSREHPDGSGPDPASDLCLTAPIARWDEAIPLGNGIMGGLLWGEGNVVKLSLDRGDLWDLRRPDMLLRPDWNYATMRRLAAERNQPELSRMFDEPYNDSAYPTKLPVGRLELTLGAGDKAESFGLDLRRAVGHVQTSAGGVEVFFSANEPVALIRVAGAAPACRLVASDAVKQLGYPPAGHGSENGVSWFVQEAALGLKYAVVAGLREEAGNAVIGLAVTSSQEDADPLALGRKRVADALAKGFDVGLAPHAAWWRQFWSVSGVRVPDRAIQQQYDLVQYFYGAASRRGAPPMPLQGVWTADEGTLPPWKGDYHHDLNTQLTYWAYLAAGHFEEGACFLDFMWNLLPEHREFARVFYGTSGAAVPGVMTLDGKAMGGWGQYSLSPTNGAWVAQAFYLHWRYTKDGAFLAERAYPYLAALGECYEELLKPDSNGKLKLPLSSSPEIHDNTLRAWLTPNSNFDLALLKWHFSALAEMALELKDATAADRWQGTLRRLDDFAVEGGAGPLRLSADESLSESHRHHSHLMAIHPLGLLNIEQSDRERGIIDASLAQNEQLGTRNWCGYSFSWMSCMMARAGKPDRALKNLEVFVQAFLSPNGFHLNGDQKGGSHSNFTYRPFTLEGNFAAAQAVHEMLLQSWGGCVRVFPAVAPQWADVSFFNLRAEGAFVVSAKRERGQTVWVRVTTGKGGMLRLRDPFGGESAAWTRPDVTKDGPDYLCTLQPGAAVEARQDSRGL
- a CDS encoding exo-alpha-sialidase, with the protein product ASLEVMQSFSADGGLSWSQPSVAASVPGKMPCEPFVFRAPDGVELCCLMRENTHKGRSLVMFSRDEAQTWSEPVDTPWGLTGDRHMGVYAPDGRLVVAFRDRALESPTLGHFVAWAGSYEDIRQGRPGQCRIKLLHSHAGADCGYPGMELLPDGAILATTYIKYREGEHKHSVVCTRFKLEEIDAMASFAAGAGGKGS